The Triticum aestivum cultivar Chinese Spring chromosome 5A, IWGSC CS RefSeq v2.1, whole genome shotgun sequence genomic sequence gcgtgcgtgcgtgcatatACGTATACAAAATGTGAGTACAGACTACGTGACTAATCACGGTTTAGGCCTGGCCAGCTGGGCGCCTAGACATTGATGACCCGTGAGCTTTTGGGCCCTTTGCTTACGCTATTCACATGACCACCTCACGTTATTGGGGTCAGGCATGATTTTTTACTAGGTTCAGGTGAACCAAACATGCACTACACGCAGGTACGTAGAAAAAGTTGTTGGGTTCACTTGAACCCAACGCTTGTGTGCTGGCTCCACCGTTGTACAAGTGGAATACATCAAGACACAAAATCATAAATAAAACAAAATTGGTTTTCTTCTTGTTCGATGGTACGCCGTTCGTCACAAATTAAAATATGCACTGAACCAACAATAAAAAGAAGACACCCGTAAACATCATCGTCATGTCAGTCTTTGAAGACACAATAATCATAGTAAAAGAGAAAAAACATTAGTTGTGACATTACCCTACGCAATGCAGTTTTACAATTTTTGAACAACTGTCTAGAGGGTTGGATGAAGCAAGCCATGTTGCAGAACAAATCGAAAGAGTGGGTCCAAATCGCTGTATCAAGAGCCAACCAACTGTTTCTCTTAATTGACACATCAACTGTCAAGATCCAAAGAGAACCAACAAAATCCTACAACACCTACCTTCACATGCCCTTCCCCGACGCCAGACCGAATGTTGTCGAGGTAGGGAGGTGACAGAGAGACCTTTGTTACAACATGCCACCAGGAAAACAAAATCTAAGGAAAGCAAAAACCTGTAAAAACTAAGAAAGTCAAAAGGGACGGACCCACACTCGAAGATGTGGCTCGAGAATGTCGGCGGCATGTTCCCCGACGCTAGAACGCCAAACTTCATTAAGGAAACAGCAGGCCTAAGGGTATCTTCAGAGTGGACCATCAAACTGCCCGCATCCGTCTGGACCGTGCGGTATGGATGTGTTTTGCCATCCAACGCGGGCCTGTATCAGTCTGTCGACCGGGCTAGACGTGATTTTTCCCTCAAATTGGGAGCAAACCAAGGGGCGTTACGGGAGTCCGGACCACTGCCATGTAGGACTCCGACAGCCCCGACCCACTGAAACCCCTATCTCGGTCCCATTCTCTTCCACTCCGCCCCTGCCCCCTTGCTTTGCATCTgcgtcctcctcctccgacgccACCGATGTACCTCTCCGACTGCCACACAGGGATTACCAGGTGTCCGCAACTACCACCCACAAGCCCGCTCGCCTTGTACTACAGCGTCGTCCACCCATGATCTATTCGTAGCCATGTACCTCTGTCCCCCTGTCGACAACGACAACCATGGCTGACACCACGCATGACATGTGTttggtcaaatgccattgagcttattttcgaACTCCATGTCGTTGTTTTAGAGCAAGAACGATGGCGGGGTACTCGACATGGTGAATGAGTTGTTGTGTGATGTATGGTTTAGGCGTATCTGTGGACTTCATAGGCAGGAGCAGAAGGAGGTTCTTTGGCAGCACGTGCATGGTTCGTTTCATGCGCAAAAGCACATTTGTGCCCTGTGACATACAAATCATCCATGAACGAAATGTGAAGTCGTTAGCCTATCGATGGTAGACCATCCAGAACTCTGCCATAAAGTATTATGTCGCAGTTGATTGCCGGCAATGTGGCCATTGCGCGCGACAACCATGGAGATTGTAAGTTTTGATTTTCTTGCTCTATATGTTGATTGGTTCATTCATTCATTGTTGCTCTATACGTTGTGTAGCTTGCACGCGCTGCCGTAGTGTACTACGGGTCAAAGGGCAGACAATTCACACACATGAATTGTTGGATGAATCTCAAGGGACAATATGTGTGGGACAACATGTGCCAGAACTGGAGTTAGTATCGTTGAATTTGATCTATCCATGAAAAACTTGTCTAACACCCGGTTGAATTGGaaccagtggcggagacagggggaccAGCAGGGCCCTAACCCCCTAATGTCCGCTGGTTTAAGACTAATACTAGTGTAAACACATAACTTTTTGCTGTTAAAACAGAGTATTTTAATGGACTGGCCCTCCTCAACTAGGTTTAGCAACGTTTGGCCATCCTCATTGgattttcctggctccgccactgattgGAACTACTGTTGTACTAGACATATTTGCATGTGTATTTATGgatgactagcaagatgcccgtgcgttgcatggaacatgaagatgcatttgtatgagtagtttatcttatgaGAGAAAAAGATGAACAAGGAAAAGCcgtatctacaaatgtggagagaagtgcgggtaaattgtcatagtttccttcctacccgttagatatagatcgggcgacctatattgcaggatgacagacacaccatcatcaccagctctgctttttataagagtactagcaagatgcccgtgcgctgcacggaacatcaagatgcatttgtatgagtagtttatcttgtgagaaaaaatgatgaacgaggaaaagacttatttgcaaatgtggataggggtgtgggtatctttttgcaaaattgtcatagtttccttcctatccgtcagatataaatcggacggcctatattgcaggatggcagacacaccatcatcaccaactctgttttttataagagtagagaaattgtaatagtttccttcctacccgttagatatagatcgggcgacctatattgcaggatgacaagcacaccatcatcaccaactctactttttataAGAATAAAGACTTGTCCTATTTTCTATCTGAATTTTGATGAATTCTATCGTGTTTGATAAAATTTGTCAAAACACGATTTGAAATGCATGCTGCTAGCTTTGGATGGCCAGCCCGCATCCGTGACAGCAGAATGGTCCTATCCGCGGGCGGATACGATGTCCGGTTTACGGgttagcgttggagatgccctaacactgCTATACACAAGGGCACAACAAGCACCTCTCACATATCCAACAGGGGCAGAGGAGAGGAGAATAGAATTCCTTTCTAGAGGTTGTATGTAGTGATGCAGACCAGGAATAGAGTTCCGTAAAGATGACATATTTGGTCCTCAGCCATGACATATTTGCAGCGTGCAACCTCTTTAAAGGAAAACAAACACCCAATCAagcaaatttgcatatcaaaagcAGCTAAGTCGAAGAAAAACAGAGCCTATTTCCTCCAAGGGCATGTACTCCACAGTTGGAGGGTGGCACCTAACGCAAATCCTAAATTTTAGTTCATGCAGCAAATCACTGGAACTCAACAACCAGCACAATTGGACAAACACAGAGGACACCAGAAAGGATTCATGATTACGAATCGAACCGAGCAGTTGCAACATTTCCTTGCCATGGCAAGTCCGAAACCAAACCAACTAGATCACACAAGTACTCCAGCACTCATAAACACTGGCCATTAAACTGACATGACGTCTTACTGCAGCGGTTTCTCCTTAAATAGGCAATGGACAGAATATTAGGAACTCTGAAGTTCATACAGGACTCCACGCCATATGAGGCGTCTAAAAGGTCGATCCGTTCCACCCAAAGTCCGAGCGCTGCATGGTAAAGAAAAAGGCTTAATTGGAGTTCATATAATTAGCATCTAGCATAGAAAGGAAGCCACTGTGGAAGCTAACATGACACTACGAGTTCAAACGACAGATGGACATTTACATGATCTActcttgatgcaaagcatgcaAACATTGAGCATGTTCTTGTGCAGGATGGGCCTAACAAACAGCAGAATTGCAATGAGAACATGATGATGCCTGATGAAGACCCATGAATGAGCGGTCGACAGGAAATAATATCTGCTTGCCTTTGAATCATGGAACTTGAGGTAGAAGCGGGACTTGGGGATGGACAGCTTTGACTCCAGGATGGAAGCAATGCCGGCACTCAGCTTCTTGTTCACATCAGGGTTCAGCCCTCCGATGGAAACCAGCTCACCGTAGGCTGCAGGCTCCTGGGTACCTCCGAACGCCATGGGCACTGAACCCTTGAGAACAACCATCACATACTGTTGGAAGCACTCAAGTTAGTATCTGAATGATAAAGACGGTGAGAAAGAACTTTGGTATACCCGCTACCCGGTCAGCTAAAAACCAGAAAACTATCACAGCCTAATTTCCAGTAGTTCGAGTGTCTGACATTGTATACAATCATATCATATCTCCAAATCTACAGAATGAAACACCAACTAAGAGCTTCATTATAATTGGCTTCAGTATCATAAATATAAATAACCAGGCAAGTCATTTTGATCTTAATTATCTCTGATATATCAACAGAAGTAGCTATTGGAGCCATTTTTCTGTTAAAATTGATGTATTTCTACACTTAAAAACAACTAACCTAAGTACAGTTAGCTTTCCAAAATAATACTCCAGTATATTTAGAAAAGAACTTGAGAATCAAGGAAATGACCTGTATTTCTCTAAAAACATAAGCAAATAAAGTTCTGAATAGTTAAACATGAGCAGTCCAGATTTACGTCAGATTAATGGTACTGTGCATATATTTTATAATTTTCCAATACATGAGGTTCTGAATTAGCAATTATAGAGGAACACGAAGAAAACAGCCATATCTTGTTGATGTGAAATACCTCTACATTCGAAAGACAAGCAAAACAAGTAAACATGTATTTCTGGAAAGACTTTCAGATATTGCCTCCCAAAGCAAAATCTCTAAAACAGAATAAAGTGTTTTCACTCTAGACTTGCAATAGACACTAATCATAACCTCCTAATCAACTCATTTTGGTGTTGCAATGACCAAGAAAAATGGAAAATATGAAGGTTTCAAAGTTCTTTTGAGAGAAAGATACACACAAACTCCATGCTCCATGGTACTCTGAAAGTTCCCCATCTTATGCTATGTTTACAGAGAAATCCGTAATAAATATTAAAGATGTCGAGCATGTTCATTGTCTGATTTGCTTCTGTAGAGAGACAGATTGGTTCTATTCATCCCTTTACCAAGTAACTTGCCCATCCATTTCAAGTTTCAGCATATTCATGTCATAGCACATCAAACACCCTTCATGCTTATCATATTGAGGCTAAGAAATATAAAAATGCTACTCCCTCCAATCCGAATTAATTGACGCAGACAATGTAAAATGGACATTCTATAGAGGCTGCGTCAATTAAttcggatcggagggagtaacTGATTCGAAAAAATATCCAAACCAAGAAGACAACGACTTGACCACCAAACATCAAGAAATCGAACCTTGATTCAGTTCAGGTTCAGTCCAAGTTTTCAATTTTCACGTGCATGCTAATCTGctcctaaatataagatgttttggcagttcaatttaaactgccaaaacgtctCACATATAGGAACAAAGGTAGTAAATAAAACTGCAAAGTTTATTTGACAAGAAACTGATTTTTTCGTCTGTGTGGTCTACATTCACCAACAAACAAACACATGACCATAAGAAACACAGTCCTAAACTGGACATAACCCCAGATCACAACCTTGAACTTGCTCCACACATGAAAATGTCATACAAACCTACAGATCAAAACCCCGTATCCACAATTTCAGCAGTCGTGGGACAAAGATCTTCCAGGGCAAAGCAAACATGAATAGCCGCCCAAAGGAAGGGGAACAAACCCCCAGCATCGAATCGACTCCCCAAAACCCTAACAGATTGAAGGGCCAGACCTAAGAGACGGACGGAATCCAGGGGACGGCCACGCCTGTATGGATCGACATGGAGATACGGACGCCGCGAGAAGAGGGAAGATGGCCTAGGCAAGGCGGGATGTTGAGGAAAGGGGGGAGATGGGGCAAGGAGCGTACGTTCTCCGGCTTGCCGATGATGGTTGCGACGGTGCTGGAGGCGTCGGCGAGGACGGCGGAGGTGTCCACCCCCTCCAGGTTCACGTTCGTCGACACGTTCAGGcaaggcatcttcctcctcctccgcttcttcttcttctcccctgtCTGCGCCTCGGTGGATGGGTGGGGAAGTGTGTAATGGAGAGTTGGAGACCTCAGTTGACCTTGGCGAGGAAGGACAAAACCCTGACCACTCGTTCCTCAACCGGTCGACCCTATGCGTGTGtgtgtcaaaaaataaaagatttTTTTATTAAATATGATAATTAATGTCTACTTAAACCTAAACGTCTTACATttgttttttaaataaaataggcgaatgctaggcgccggcgcaccggccaaaATTTCGGCCGATCGGCCCCAGCCACGTGATACGCGAGTCCCAGACCACAGGATTccacccccttccccacccccaccTCGCGTCTCCTTCCTGCAACAGTCCCCACTCTCCTGCTTCCCCGTCCCCCTCCCATGGCCTCCCCCTTGAAGCTATGTGGCGACCGCTCGCCGGCTTGTTGATGTCGCTCGCCGGGCCGCTCGCCGGCTCATCATGGAACCGCTCGCAGATTTGATGGTTGCAGCAAAAATCAATTGATAAATCTGGTCCTAGCTCCGCTTCGCGATTCCAGCAAAATCAAAAGGTCGTTGTAGCAAAATCAGttgatggttccagcaaaaaacacaaatgcaacaaaaaaaatcaaaagacATGCCTCGCCTCATGAAGAAATTGGTTCTAGCAAAAAAGAAAAACACTGGCTTCAGTTGAAGCTTTTTTCAGCATTGAAACTTTTTTCCTGCGGTGGAATTTTTTTTCTCGTGGCACTTGAAACTTTTCCTCAAGCCGAATGAAGCTTTTCCACAGCCGGTTGAAGCCTTTTCTCCCCAGGATGGAAGCTTATTCTTCCATACCGGCTTGAAGCTGGTTCCAGCAAGAAGCAAAACTCAGCGCGTCGTGAAAAAAGGATGTACCAATTGACCATGCTAATAGTAGCAAAACTCGAAACGGTGGTAGCAAAAAGTAGTACACTGGTTCCATCAAACAAAAAGACATGGTAGCAAAAAAAATtcattggttccagcaaaaaatcgaAGATGGTTGTAGCAAAATTGGTACTCTGGTCCTCCTTCTACCAAACAAAAACATGGTTCGTCGACACGTTTAGGCAAGGCATCTTCGTCCTCCGCTTCTTCTTCTCCCCTGTCTGCGCCTTGGTGGATGGGTGAGGAAGTGTGTAATGGAGAGTTGGAGACCTCAGTCGACCTTGGCGAGAAAGGACAAAACCCTGACCACTCGTTCCTCGACCGGTCGACCCTATGCGTGTGtgtgtcaaaaaataaaagatttTTTTGATTAAATATGATAATTAATGTCTACTTAAACCtaaacgtcttatatttgtttttaaaataaaataggcgactgctaggcgccggcgcaccggccgaaattTCGACCGGTCGGCTCCCCAGCCACACGATACGCGGGTCCCAGACCACAGGATTCCACCCcctcacccccaccccccacctcgCGTCTCCTTCCTGCAACAGTCCTCACCCTCCTGCTTCCCCGTCCCCTCCCCTGGCCTCCCCCTTGAAGCTCTGTGGCGACCGTTCGCCGGCTCGTTGGTGTCGCTCGCCGGCTCGCCATGGAGCCGCTCGCAGATTTGATGGTTGCAGCAAAAATCAATTGGTAAATCTGGTCTCAGCTCCGCTTCGCGATTCCAGCAAAATCAAAAGGTCGTTGTAGCAAAATCAGttgatggttccagcaaaaaacacaaatgcagcaaaaaaaattcaaaaaacatgCCTCGCCTCATGAAGaaattggttccagcaaaaaaaacacTGGGTTCAGTTGAAGCTTTTTTCAGCATTGAAACTTTTTTTGCTGCGGTGGACACTTTTTTCTCGTGGCACTTGAAGCTTTTCCTCAAGCCGAATGAAGCTTTTCCACAGCCGGTTGAAACTTTTTCTCCCCAGGATGAAAGCTTATT encodes the following:
- the LOC123103205 gene encoding macrophage migration inhibitory factor homolog, producing the protein MPCLNVSTNVNLEGVDTSAVLADASSTVATIIGKPENYVMVVLKGSVPMAFGGTQEPAAYGELVSIGGLNPDVNKKLSAGIASILESKLSIPKSRFYLKFHDSKRSDFGWNGSTF